TTGCCGCTATTCTCACACTGCGGCTTATGGTCAGAGCGGCACAAATCACCTGCGTCCATACTTGcaattattctaataattaaAATGAATGATTAAAAGACAATAATACACTAATCATAGATgataaaatatagataatacATTGTAAGATTGCAGAAAAATTCTTCCTGCGTCATAACTTGACGGAAACTCATAGTGAATCACATGGAAAATCcacattttttgaaaatattaaattcatcaGAATTTTATTAACTAACATTCTGTATTTTACACAAACAGCATCATTTGCCTCCGGTACGTTTTCCCGTACCTTTTGCATGTACATTAATTACTTCTGTGTATAAAgtgcatattattattattattattattattattattattattattattattattattattattattattattatattccaaGATACAGCTCGATACAGTCGTAGGACATGTCCACCGTATCGATCCTTTAATTGTTCCTCGGCCCGCGATATTCCGCGGACTTATTCAATTAAAATGTATCCTTCCACATTTTGTCGGTCCCCGTTGAAAGCGTTTCATTCGCAGTTGTTCTGCCGGCGCCATTCGTTATTCGCGTCCGACTCGATCTCTCTCCTCTAACTTTGCTTTTAAGCGACTGCTTGTTCATTTATAATCCTGCATTGCTCTTGACTCGGCACAAAGAAAAGGGCATTCGAAGTTTTCACTGCTAAGCGAGCAACTTTCACCCTCTCGCAGTTCAAGGAGCTACCCTCGGTCGCGTACCATCGCCGTTCCGACTTCCTCGGACTTGTGATTCAAGCTGGCGCTGTTGTTTCActgatttttattttccattctTTTCACCGAAAGTAATTACGATTCGGAAATTGCCCGTAGACGTAATGGATCGGCGTTtcagttgaaaataattatactCGGCGTACAAACGACGACGAAACGATCTTCTTTGAACCGTCGAAACGACTCCGTAGTACTAACATAGAAAAAGACCAGGTAACTCTCGTTATCTGCTCAGAGGATATGTATTGAGAGAACACTGAGAAAATACTGAGAGAAAGTTACCAGACGTAACAGTTGAACACAAATTCGATTTTAAAGTCCTCAAGAATGTTAGACCGTTTTAATTGGCCTGTAAAAATGTTCACGGTTGAGAGCAGAGGAATATCGGACACCGGATTCACTGTTTCCTCGGGTTACAACGCGACCGCGGGCGTAAATTATCGATTGAAAATTTGATACGGTCGTCCGGTATGCGATAATCGAACGTGTGTCAGCCAATGTGCGATTCCTCTTCAAAGACAACGGGGGGAAGGGGGTACATACTTCTGAAGCATATAAATGTGTGGATCCCGATGCGTACGTTCGTCTTTCGACAGTGATCTTGTCATTCAATTGCGCGCCGAGATTTTGTTTGCCATGGATCGATACCTGTGCTTCGTGCTGATGATCGTCGCTTTTCCATTCGCCATGTAACAATATTTTTCCTACAATATTTTATCGCTATTGTGCCGCCTACGTCTGTGACATTATCTGTATATCTTTGGTGATCCTTTCTTTGACTTGAACTTTGCTTCTTCTGCTCATTCTTTGTCGCGATTATCGCAAATTTCATACGACAAAGACATGTCCGTTTGAAAATTAGGTCCAGTCACCCTACAACTCGATTGAATTTATTATGTCAATCTCGATATGATAttaattgagagagagagagtgagagagagagagagagagagagagagagagagagagagagagagagagagagagagagagagagagaacagttCGTTTAACAGTTTCATTAATTGTGCCAGGCCACAGTCGACCGAGAGGGGACCGTGCAAGTGTGGTGTGTTTCCGGTGGGGACGTCAAAGTCGATCATCGAACGGTCGTTTCAGGTGAACGTCACGTGTGACAATGAGGGACTGGAGCAATGTGTTGCGTTATGCGTTGCTCTGGTAAGTAAATAGTTGGCGTTAATGTATCGGGGGAATAATTGAACCAGAGCAAATGGAAATTCTGCTTAGGCGAAGACTGCGCAAGACAGGATGCCACAAATGATTTGCGAGGCGATAGAGGAACACGTGGAAAATCTGCAGGTGCGTCCGTTGATCCTTTTTTTCGATCGTAAGATTCGATACGTCATTGTAAAGTAAatcgttcatttatttatttgacaCTGAACCTACCGCGCTGGTTAAAATCGCCTCGAGGTtcggtttttatagttgccccgattgtcgacaactgtaaAATCGAACctcgaggatcgaataatcgtatctcctcttcccaatatTGTTCAAAAAATGGATATTGTCCACGAAAaagtttacaagttgaaggcaATTGGGAAGAATCGATTATACATCGGCCAGTTTCGGgactcggtaggtttagcgttaaacgaTGATATATTAAAAATGATGATAAACGCGAATAAAAAACCGGAACGATAACGTAATCGGATCGCATTGTTTTTAGGTTGCAGTGTTCGCTGAAACTTGCGACAGTCTCTCCTGGACGTTCACCGGTCTAAAAAGCGAAGAACCATTCCTCTGCTGTCATGATAGAAAATCGATTTCTTGTTAGAACAAGATCCGATGATCGCAGTCGATTAAACGCATCGATCCTTCGTTAGGCTGTTGAAGAAATTTCAAGTGAAAAGTTGCGTTGTTTTATCGTAtagtctgtgtgtgtgtgtgtgttttaaCGTTTTTTAACGCGCGGATGTCTGTATCGACGACAAGATCCACCAACTGTTTATCAGTTCGTCGGTAATCGATGAATTTGTATCGTAGCCGGCCCTTATCGCGTACGATTGACATAAATAAGGATCGATTGGTTCGGTAGAAACGGATTGTTACGGAATCCGCGTTAACGGTATCGGCGAGCGAAGTTAATTACTGGTAGTTGCGGCAAGCCTCGTGTTTTTTTAATCGACAAACGAAGAATCGACGATGAGAGATCGTGTAACTTGAATAAATTGAGACAATGGATTCTGTTGTTGAATATTTCTGATTGAGACTATGTCGATATTGGGCTATGAATAtcgatgaaaaatgaaaatgtttaGAGTCGATCGTAAGAAATGGAAGAACATAATTTGTCCTACGGTAGATTTGTTGCGTCGATTACAACGTTTATTAACCGACCCCTTTTGTTTGCTGTAACGCatgaaattcgcagtctaattgtcactgtttttcgtgaataactcgtaaacgaagccgcggatcgtattttcgctaaggacaaagttacttcgaatcaccttgggaatctcgcttgtacaataattttgggacaccctgtatcgtGTTTTTGCAGTTACGTTTATATTTCGAAAATTGCATTTTGCCGAATATTTTAGGAAAAGATATCACTGCGCGTCATCCGTCTCGAAGCCCAAATCTGATGGGACCTCGAGTGTCAAAGCTCTCGCTGCCGGAATGTATCCTGCTTAAAAGCATTAAACGGCGGCGTGTCGATTCTTGAACGGCGTCGCAGGTCGCCGAGGATATACACCGGAATACAAAGTGCGGCTGCTCACCCCGGCCCCCCTCGGATATCTTCCATTTCGTCGATGGTGTTCCAAGAGGTTCGTCGCAGAGAAGCCGCGCGCCATTCAATGGCAGGGTTTGTTATCGCGCCGACGACTTCGCGACGATGAATCCCGCGCCGCATCCCGCATCCCGCCTCCCGCCTCCCGCTAGCCCATCAGGCTATTGTGTTCAGCGCTGTCTTCTGCTTTTTTTCAACGCGCTTTAATGACTTCGTCGTTTTCGCGAGAAGTTCGTCATCCTCTCCCAGAAACCCACTCGCGGCCACGGCTCCACGCGAATCCGCGCTGTTCGTTTCCTTGCGAAAATTCGTCGGATAGATCTTGCTTCTCCCGACCGGGCAAACTGTTCTCTAAATTCCAAGCAGCGTTCATTCGCGGTTTTTCGGAGAGTAATCTGTAACATCGAGATTCGGTCCGTTTTTTCTAGACGTTTTATACATTTTTGCAGCAAACCATTCTTTCACGATGTAGTCAAATTTTCTCATTCGATTAATCGTGGTTATTTAATTGTTTCGCTAAGAAAGGAAAGAATTGCGTCGCTTTCGAAATGGTTTATTCGAAACGGACTTTATTGGAGCAATGCGTCGCGCAGTGCCGAGTCTCGAGGGTGTAACACCCGGCCAATCCTCGACGGCTGAGCAACGTTTACGTAAATAACTCTCTACACCGATCGGATAATCAATGAGCTGGGATTACGATGCCCGTACATCGTTGGTTCGTTAGCCGGGGGATATTAGGTTCTGGAGGTTGTGGAATTATAGAGGCTCCCCCGAGCAATCGTTAACCGGTTATTAACGTAAAGTCGATCGTTAGAACAAATACGGATCGATCAGCCTGGAAAGTTGTCCAACATTTTTCCTGCTGAAAACCCTGGGCCCCGTTCATCCGACGTCGATCGCAATCAGCGATCGTTGTCGTTCATCGAAACACGTGCTGTTCCGCGTCGTTATATCAACGTGAATATCAATGGCAATAATCTTGACGAATGCTATTGTAAAAGCAACGAGGATCGATTTCTAATAGAAAACGGTGTTGAGGAATGATTCTAgcagaaatgaaaaaaaagctTGCGATATATACAAGCCCTGCGATCGGATTACAgtagattctccctaatcgacgctcggaagTGGAGGTACGCGATTAAAGGTCGATGCACATTTACGTGCCAGGCTCGGGTCGTGCTAGCAGCGTGCTCGATCGCGAGTGTTCGCATTAGACGCGCGAGCGAAAAAGTAATTCGAGCCGAGACCGGTGCACGATATTAATACGCGCGTTAGCGTCGCTAATATCCGCCTGGAGTCCGTTTTAGTCGATTCACGACCCGCCGATAAAGATAAATCACCGTTAGCGATGTACAGCTACAGTGTGTTTCTTGCGTTCCGGTCAAGCGGGGGGGCCCTCTAAAAGCGACAACTTTCCGAGATGAAAACGCGAGAAACTGCCCACGTGTAATGGCTCCGCGAAGTTTCCTACCCTTATTTCGATCAACATCGGAGTTCTCGGCTTATCCGTGCATCGGTGGCCCTCTTTCAATCTGGCTGTCCAAtgccattttaaccctttgcgctcgaagccgtttCAACCGCGAATCTAAACTGTGATTTTTCCGACTTATTTCGTACTTGTCATTTTACACGACCAAGCGCATTTTACGCGTACGAAAttcagtcttgcgactcgttcgCAACACAGTTAACACCGTTTAACGATCCTTGCAATCTGAACatcgattgaaaataaaaatgatttcggAACGCGATATCACGATTTTAGcgacgcctcggagtcgccactcgagcacGAAGGGTTAAGCCCGGAATGTGCCCGAAAAATGTCGACGCGGAGCGAATGTAATTTTACAGCCCTCTTTAGGGACCGAGCACTTCTTCCCCCAAGTTCTTGTCCCCGAGATAATTCCAAATCCTTGGAAAACCGGCCGATGCTTCTCCAATCCATGGGATAAGGACAATTCGAACACGAACTAATTAATGTACGTGCTGCCGAGCAATTATCGATGACGATACGAGCGTGTCTGCCCGCTGCAAGCCTCGGTGTACACAAGCTGACGCGCAAACATCGCCTTAGAGCCCATAAGCCGGGTAAATCCTGCGCGTGCCTTTCACGCCTCCTTAATGTCACTTCGATCCGTGGTTCACGGTTGCTGGCCCATAAACGGACTCCTTCGACTCGGATCGATAACGTATCGGAACGGTTGCGTTACATTATCGGGCGGGGGGTTCGGCAGCAGATTTCACTCGGTTAGAGGAACGTTCGCGGAACGCTTAAGCGGCGCTTGCACAGACCTAGTTTACCCGATGGCCGGTGCATTAACGAACCAAGGAATTCGTGCGAGCTGCCGTTATTATTACGTCCCATTTATGGCGCGATAAACGGGCGAGGAGATTGCGCGGATATGCAAAGGTAAAGAACGAAGATCAAGACCGGAACAGGTGAAACGTACAGAACAATGCGACGGAGAGAGGAACGTTAATAACGCTGCGGTGCATCGTACAGGTGATCTTCGTTCCGCCGAGAAATCTATATTTCGGTGCTTCAAGATTTCATTAGAGTTTTCTCGACACGTTTTTTAATCGCGAGACGTTCCGCGACCGTGCACCAAAGTTGCACGCAGCGTACGAAAAGCTAATGCAGAAGATTCTTGGGGGCACGGACTGCGAACTTAATTTCTGGTTCTTTCATTCCTTTTATATTTAATCTAACTTCGCAAGATGGAAAGTTACTCCCACAACTacacttggaagttatataatAAAGATAATTTACCTGGAGGGGATGACTGAGCGAAGAAAACTTTgacggggagggggggggggattgAAACAAGGAAGCTTCTGAAGCTATGGTCGAGAAAAATTGTTAACTTGCAGATATCGGGGAGTAAATAATTTCAGTAGAGGAAAGAAGCGTGTCGAGAGACGACGTATCCGACAAGAAACATCGATATCATCGGCGACGATACGCAAGAGAATCGTGCGAATCGGGTTACGGAGGAGCGAAATAGAGTAGGTAACGATGATATCAGGCATTTCGATAGAACCGTTGAAACCGGAAGTGAAACAGGGGCCACGAAATGTTCGGCAATCATAAGTATATAATTGAAATCCGCGGGATTCGCAGGTTAGAATAGCAATGTCCCCGCCTCGGTGGCGCCGAAACCTTTAACAGGGGTGGTATACAGCTTGGAGACAGCTGACAGAGAGTTCCTTCCATCGGAGGGGGACGGTCGATCCCGAAACTTTTCGAGGAAGCGGATTACCGTGCTAATAGCTTCGAAAGTCCTAATACAGTATTCCCGGCGTCGTGCAATTCCTCACTCGTGCCTGCGGAATAACACACAGGGTAGATGCGTCGTGATTCTTGTCGCAATTTAATTATTTCCTCATGTTTGACGCTCGAGGCGACGACTATTTTCACGTATCTTTAACTCTTCGATCGCAGTTTCTCGAATTGCGAATAATTTATATGGCCAGCTCTGCCGAACCCTGAATATGTTATAAACGATATACACTCGAAATTCGTCCTTCTGGAAACGAAATTCATCTCTCCTTCGGTAAAATCAAATTTATTCTTTcgtaaattcatttgttttcaaaaaaatgtttcctgtTGCAAATTATATTCACCTTCTCGCGAATCAAAttcttcttctttattttcctgaaattattataaataaccttgacataaaatATTAGTACGTAATAATAAATCATATtagaaatataatgtcagaaatgATAAGTAAAACTAGAAATCTCTAAACGACATATTTACAGTGGAttcttatttttcttttgtAATAGTTTAAGAAAACAAAGTAGAAGAACTTACTTAGCCAAAAGACCATTTCGATCTGTGAAACGATGAATTTGATATTCAAAGACTGAATATAATTTGGAAAAATGTGAATATAATTCGTagaaagataaataaatatataaataaacatatgaTATCGTATCGTTTATAGAAAGatgaataaatatatgaataataataaatatgtaaataaagatatatatcatttacagAAAGATGAACATAATTTGCAAAAGGATGAATATCGAGCGcggaacctgcgatataacaaGATTTTCGAATACGCTCCGATATTAGAAGGAAACCGTGTGCAGAATTTAGTTGTTCGAGTCACAAACATATTCAAGATTCGCGACACTCTCCGAGCCAAGTAATCAcagtcttattaaattattgcGCTATCGATGAAATTTCGTAGAAATTCGTATTCACCGTCGAATCGATCGCAGGACAGCGAGCACAGAGATCGTATGACGGATGAAGTTGTCGTTCGAGGGTTCGTTGGCCTCGCGCGACCGTCCACGACCATGGTCCATCCATCGTCCATGGTCGACTCGTTTACCGCGAGAACGGCTCTGGTCGGAATAAAAATCGGGGGTGTTCCGACGCGCGGCACACACCGTAATTATCCTCTCGCTCGAATCGGACCGATGCGATGGTTTAAAGCCACGCGTTCCCTGTCGCGTCACGATACGCGGCGTTCGTGTAACGTGACGTGCAAACACCCCGTTAGCCGCCTTAAGCTGGCGCGAGCTCTTGTACAAGCCTGCCCCCCCCCCGCCATGCTTCCTCGACGCCATCGCAGATCATACGTTACATGTTAGTTCGGCCGGAAAGCAGATTCGGTGGTACATCTACGGCTGGCAGGCCCGCGCGGCCCCGACAATCGCGCGGCCGCCGCCTGGCCCGCCGTATTTATGCACACGCGCTGTTTACCTATTAGCGACACGTCCGTTCCGCCAATCTAGGCAGACGACGATTATTGGTTGCCTCGCGGTGATCACCGGTTGCCGTTCGATTCCCGTGAAATTGGAGATCCGCGCGACCGCAAACGCACTTTGACGATTCTCCCGTATCCGACGTATCACCGACTGCGTTCGCTCGAAAACCAATCCGTCGAatgattttttgtttgtttgcgaTATTATTTACTCGTAACATTAGTTTCGCGGATACGGTCAAAGAAACCACCGGCGGCGGATCGAAACTCCCGCGGCAAGGAATTTTCTGCAGGAACGTGTTTAGCTTCGCTTCGTTTTGATTATACGGAGAGAAGTCGATGGTTTTGCAGTGTCCGTGACAAGAAAATTCATTACCGCGATGCCTATAAAAGTCAAATTCGAACAACTCTGCAACGATGTACGAATAGAAAAGACAACAAAGAGTCTCGAAACCGATCGTCTCTGTAACTTTCGAAGGTTTCCAGAGCGACGAGGATCCAGGCAAGAGTGCCCTAACTGTGTCAGGACCGACGAAGGGAGGTTCGGTTTACGGTTTTGTTGCCGTCTCTCGCTGCATCGTTACTCTTTCGGGTGTACACTTTAGCGGTAGGTGAGAAATCTTTCGGTCGCGGTTAATTAGCCTTCGTATTCGGACATCGTCGTGGGAAACGTGTCGGATCGACCCCGCAGGATCCGGACGGGCCCGGATCGGCGCGCTGAACTTCGTGGCCCTGCTTATTAACTTATTGCGTCTTCCAAGTTCCTGCTTAACTGATATTAATTACCTTACACCTCCGATGCTCCAACTTCCCCCAAGTTGTCGTCGCCTTCTCGTTGCGACCCACTTGAAAATTTCCCTCCGCCCTTCATTCTTCGCGCGCAGTTCTATCCTTGCGTCCCTTTCTCCTGGCATTCTCTTTTTCGCGCGGTTCACCCTCTTCCCGAGTGCCGCTAATAGAAAAATCTCGTTGAGAAATTAGGAACTTTCTACCCCTCCTCGGGGATCGGCATAATCCTGTCTGAACGAATTCGAACTCTTTGCCTGCTGCGGGTCACCGGACTGTACATAACCTTCGCGTACCAAGACACGTCATCCGTATCCTCTGCTATCGTACACAGAAGTGTAAAATATAATACGACATTCGATATTATCGGTGAGACACGTCCGCCATTTTCATTGATCCTCGAATGGTTAAGTTGAAGACAGTAGTATCTTTGGCCGTATTCGGTATCGTTTAATTAGATCCATATTCATATCCAAAATGCTTAATTATATTTACAAGCAGATCGTTCAACGATCATATTTGATTCGTAGATCGGTATAATTGTTTCGACAAGTATCTCGAgcaattatgtaataataactgaactgcgaatttttatgcgaaataaaaattgtctacatcgattgcaagaaatagaaactaaataaagAGTTCGTTCTattttttaataactttttaataactcatttttgccacgaatacgtaaaatacataaattataGTATAAGAAATCGTGTCGAGTCGACGTATCGAAACGAAATGTCTAGTGACACAAAGTGAAAAGAACGTAAATGGCTCGCGCGTTAATTAACGAAAGATTCGTTCGTTCGAGGCGTCCTGTACAGCGCCGGAATCGCACGTATAAACGAGCCACGTACACCGGGATAAAGAAAGCCAGGATGGCACCGTGAGAAACCGCAAAACCGATAGTGGCCCGCAAGCATCTTTCACGGAGAAAATATTTCCCACTAGACACCGGTCCAGGAGTCGTATATAGAGGATCGGGGATTCAGGAGAGTAAACATGATTCTCGTTCTTCGGCCAACATGTCCCCGGAGGTGGACACCGAAAATACGGCGGATCGTGTTAATGCGCTGGACAAACTCGCTGAAACGATCCACGCGGCCCGATCGATCTCCTCCTCGAACATGGATCCGATCGGCGTAGTAGTTTATACAGGTTCGGTTGGCAGACGTTATCGGCCACACGATTACTTTACCGATATACGCGAAATCGTCGATTTATTTCCGAAAACAGGCCCCGCGGGCTCAACTAAATCGCATGAAATTTAATAACACGCGTCATTGTAATTAAAAGAATCCGGTCGCTAACACGAACCACCGTACATACATACTATATACATACGATGAACTTCAAAATCAGGTCTCGACAGCGAAAAAGACGACATATAATCGACAACTTCGTGAAATACCTAAAAGAAGACAAAATTACTCGATGGTATAGCAATTGTAATGATAAGAGCCAAGCGGTTAAAGCGAGTTCAACGCTTGAATTGCCGCGTCACTCGCATGCCGGTGATAATATACTGTACTTGAATTTTAGATGTTGCTTCTGATATTTTTACAGACAGCTTGCTTACTTCTGTTCGTCGTTTCTTTCGCAGGGAATGGAAACAGCGACGCTCAAGATTTTGCAGGATATCgcgttacatcgtaatttgattTTCGATGTGCACGGCGGTACGGTTGCACGATATCGTCGCTTGTCTAGGGGCTGTGTATCGAATTACCCAACGGCAACATCAATGACGTCACACAACGCAATTGCATTTGACTCGAGCTAAATCAATGTAGCTCGAACATTATGAAATATAAGATGTAAAAGATTTCTTGTTGTCAGAAATGACCCGGCATcgctaactaactaactattaAACATCTACGGAAGCTCTTCAAGGAGGTACGGTTATGTAATTCTTAGGAAACCCGA
The window above is part of the Megalopta genalis isolate 19385.01 chromosome 2, iyMegGena1_principal, whole genome shotgun sequence genome. Proteins encoded here:
- the LOC117219308 gene encoding uncharacterized protein LOC117219308 isoform X1, coding for MCGSRCVRSSFDSDLVIQLRAEILFAMDRYLCFVLMIVAFPFAMPQSTERGPCKCGVFPVGTSKSIIERSFQVNVTCDNEGLEQCVALCVALAKTAQDRMPQMICEAIEEHVENLQVAVFAETCDSLSWTFTGLKSEEPFLCCHDRKSISC
- the LOC117219308 gene encoding uncharacterized protein LOC117219308 isoform X2, producing the protein MPQSTERGPCKCGVFPVGTSKSIIERSFQVNVTCDNEGLEQCVALCVALAKTAQDRMPQMICEAIEEHVENLQVAVFAETCDSLSWTFTGLKSEEPFLCCHDRKSISC